A DNA window from Anaerocolumna sp. AGMB13020 contains the following coding sequences:
- a CDS encoding ABC transporter permease: MSKLKREQVNLTIKKKSKWGVFRDNFELSMMLVPGIIFFLVFSYIPMLGVIIAFKDYRNNLGIFGSEWVGLRNFKFFFTSQDAFRIARNTVGYGLVFIILGIVCAVAIAILLYEVKNRLFLKFYQTTMILPHFLSWVIVGYITYILLEPNMGILNQIIKFFGMEGINWYLEPKYWVVILPVVHVWKSVGLSCIMYYAALMGIDEQLFEAASIDGASKWKQICYITIPSLIPLMTVLTILNVGGIIKGDFGLFYNIPRNVGLLYPTTDIIDTYIYRGLQTGDDIGITTAVGLFQSFVGFVMVVATNKIVKKISPENSLF; encoded by the coding sequence ATGTCGAAATTAAAAAGGGAACAAGTAAATTTAACAATAAAAAAGAAGAGCAAATGGGGAGTGTTTAGAGATAATTTTGAGCTGTCGATGATGTTGGTGCCCGGCATTATCTTCTTTCTGGTTTTCAGTTACATACCAATGCTTGGAGTTATTATTGCATTTAAAGACTATCGAAACAACTTAGGTATCTTCGGCAGTGAATGGGTAGGACTTCGCAATTTCAAATTTTTCTTTACTTCACAGGATGCATTCAGGATAGCAAGAAATACCGTAGGTTACGGTCTGGTATTCATAATACTTGGAATTGTCTGTGCAGTAGCGATTGCCATACTTCTCTATGAAGTGAAGAACAGGCTGTTCCTGAAATTTTACCAGACTACCATGATACTACCACATTTCCTGTCCTGGGTCATTGTAGGTTATATTACTTATATCTTACTGGAACCCAATATGGGAATATTGAACCAGATTATAAAATTCTTTGGCATGGAGGGCATCAACTGGTATCTGGAACCGAAATACTGGGTGGTTATATTGCCGGTGGTTCATGTATGGAAAAGTGTGGGCCTCAGCTGCATTATGTATTATGCGGCATTAATGGGAATTGATGAACAGCTTTTTGAAGCAGCCTCCATTGACGGAGCAAGCAAATGGAAACAGATATGTTATATTACCATCCCATCTCTGATTCCCCTTATGACGGTGCTGACCATCTTAAATGTCGGCGGCATTATCAAAGGTGATTTTGGTCTCTTTTATAATATACCCCGTAATGTGGGACTATTATATCCTACCACTGATATTATTGATACTTATATTTACCGTGGGCTGCAGACCGGTGATGATATCGGAATAACAACGGCAGTAGGTTTGTTCCAATCCTTTGTGGGGTTTGTAATGGTAGTAGCTACCAACAAAATAGTTAAGAAGATATCACCTGAAAATTCATTGTTTTAG